From the Penicillium oxalicum strain HP7-1 chromosome V, whole genome shotgun sequence genome, one window contains:
- a CDS encoding putative hemerythrin-like protein has protein sequence MAPRIINAVTADHRQIEDCYSKVLSSPHNDEKTWWQNLFTWELARHSIDEELVICPRFEKKVPEGRAMAEEHRREHQSASKTLTKVKEQLRQFQDMIPTNPQFEPTHKALVQDPLQHIHEEKNDDLPKLEGSLSPEDSESLAKSLGRTKMFVPSRSHPSAPIGPP, from the exons ATGGCACCTCGAATTATCAATGCAGTTACGGCAGATCATAGACAGATTGAGGATTGTTACAGCAAAGTTTTAAGCTCTCCCCATAATGATGAGAAGACTTGGTGGCAGAATCTCTTTACCTGGGAGTTGGCTCGTCACTCGATTGACGAGGAATTGGTCATCTGTCCCCGGTTCGAAAAGAAGGTTCCAGAGGGCCGGGCTATGGCAGAGGAGCATCGACGAGAACACCAATCTGCAT CTAAAACGTTGACAAAGGTCAAAGAGCAACTAAGGCAATTCCAGGATATGATTCCCACGAACCCACAGTTTGAGCCCACCCACAAGGCACTGGTGCAGGACCCTTTGCAGCATATccatgaagagaagaatgacGACCTGCCGAAGCTCGAAGGAAGTCTTTCCCCAGAAGACAGCGAAAGTCTCGCCAAGTCGTTGGGTAGGACCAAGATGTTCGTCCCCTCGCGTTCTCACCCCAGCGCCCCGATAGGCCCCCCGTGA
- a CDS encoding putative leucine aminopeptidase 2, with protein MKWFLLLSHLSLAVAGSKKPLVSTDELMDHIKLSDLLKGTQRLENFAYSHPERNRVFGSKAHNQTVDYLYNELKKTGYYDVYKQRQVHTWTKSTASLSTAGTAYNVSAMTYSPSTDVTGDLVVVANLGCSADDYPASLAGKIALVSRGECSFAEKSVLASAAKATAVLVYNNVPGSLAGTLGGVTPEKGTYAPIGGISQADGQAFVESAGKGTVTVTLKIDSQVEDRVTFNVIAETKEGDHNNVVSLGGHTDSVEAGPGINDDGSGIIGNLVVARALTKYRVKNAVRFCFWTGEEFGLLGSEYYTSNLSQEELAKIRLYLNLT; from the exons ATGAAATGGTTTTTGCTTCTATCGCATCTTTCTCTGGCGGTCGCCGGGTCGAAGAAGCCCCTGGTTTCGACG GACGAGCTCATGGATCATATCAAATTGAGTGATTTGTTGAAGGGAACCCAGCGGCTAGAGAACTTCGCCTATTCGCATCCCGAACGCAATCGTGTCTTCGGCAGTAAGGCGCACAACCAGACAGTCGACTACCTCTATAATgagctgaagaagactgGCTACTACGACGTGTACAAGCAGCGCCAGGTGCACACCTGGACTAAGTCAACGGCCTCCCTGTCAACCGCTGGCACTGCTTATAACGTCTCGGCGATGACCTACAGCCCTAGCACTGATGTGACTGGGGATCTTGTGGTTGTGGCTAATCTGGGCTGCTCCGCCGACGACTACCCTGCAAGCCTGGCCGGCAAGATTGCCCTCGTTAGCCGTGGAGAATGTTCCTTCGCTGAGAAGTCGGTGCTTGCGTCTGCTGCCAAGGCCACCGCTGTTTTGGTCTATAACAATGTCCCTGGCTCCCTTGCCGGAACCTTGGGTGGTGTCACTCCCGAGAAAGGCACTTATGCACCCATTGGAGGTATTTCCCAAGCTGACGGCCAGGCTTTTGTGGAATCCGCCGGCAAGGGCACTGTGACAGTGACCCTTAAGATTGACAGTCAGGTGGAAGACCGTGTGACATTTAACGTGATTGCTGAGACCAAGGAGGGTGACCACAACAATGTCGTGTCTCTGGGGGGTCACACTGACTCCGTAGAGGCTGGCCCTGGTATCAACGATGATGGTTCCGGTATCATCGGCAACCTTGTCGTCGCCCGCGCGCTGACCAAATATCGCGTCAAGAATGCTGTGCGTTTCTGCTTCTGGACTGGCGAGGAATTCGGTCTTTTGGGAAGCGAGTACTACACCTCCAACCTCAGCCAGGAGGAGTTGGCCAAGATTCGCCTGTACCTCAACTTGACATGA
- a CDS encoding malate dehydrogenase: MFAARQTFNLFQKRAFSASASQVCLPPARRLSMPYAASTGLSTNVFLSPFPSQASKVAVLGAAGGIGQPLSLLLKLNPRVSELALYDIRGGPGVAADLSHINTNSTVTGYNPDAAGLKECLEGSEIILIPAGVPRKPGMTRDDLFNTNASIVRDLAKAAADAAPKAHVLVIANPVNSTVPIVSEVYKSKGVYDPKRLFGVTTLDVVRASRFISEVQKTDPANEKVTVVGGHSGVTIVPLLSQSNHASISGETRDALVNRIQFGGDEVVKAKDGAGSATLSMAMAGARFAESLLRAAQGEKGVVEPTFVESPLYKDQGVDFFASKVELGPNGVEKILPVGEVNEYEQKLIDTCLVDLKKNIQKGVDFVKANP, from the exons ATGTTTGCCGCTCGTCAGACTTTCAACCTCTTCCAGAAGCGTGCCTTCTCGGCCTCCGCTAGCCAGGTGTGTCTCCCTCCCGCTCGCCGACTCTCAATGCCCTATGCAGCTTCGACTGGCTTGA GCACTAACGTCTTTCTTTCGCCCTTCCCATCACAGGCCTCCAAGGTCGCTGTCCTCGGTGCTGCCGGTGGCATTGGCcagcctctctctctgctgcTGAAGCTCAACCCCCGTGTCTCTGAGCTCGCCCTGTACGATATCCGTGGTGGACCCG GTGTCGCTGCCGACCTGAGCCACATCAACACCAACAGCACCGTCACTGGCTACAACCCCGATGCTGCCGGCCTCAAGGAATGCCTGGAGGGTTCTGAGATCATTCTCATTCCCGCCGGTGTTCCCCGCAAGCCTGGCATGACCCGTGACGACCTGTTCAACACCAACGCCTCCATCGTCCGTGATCTTGCCAAGGCTGCCGCCGACGCTGCCCCCAAGGCTCACGTCCTGGTCATTGCCAACCCT GTCAACTCCACTGTGCCCATCGTCTCTGAGGTGTACAAGTCCAAGGGTGTCTACGACCCCAAGCGCCTGTTCGGTGTCACCACCCTCGATGTCGTCCGCGCTTCCCGCTTCATCTCCGAAGTCCAGAAGACCGATCCCGCGAACGAGAAGGTCACCGTCGTTGGTGGCCACTCCGGCGTGACCATcgttcccctcctctctcagTCCAACCACGCTTCTATCTCCGGTGAGACTCGTGACGCCCTCGTCAACCGCATCCAGTTCGGTGGTGATGAGGTCGTCAAGGCCAAGGACGGTGCCGGCTCTGCCACTCTctccatggccatggccggTGCTCGCTTCGCTGAGTCCCTCCTCCGCGCCGCCCAGGGCGAGAAGGGTGTCGTTGAGCCCACCTTCGTCGAGTCTCCCCTGTACAAGGACCAGGGCGTTGACTTCTTCGCCTCCAAGGTCGAGCTCGGCCCCAACGGTGTTGAGAAGATCCTCCCCGTCGGTGAGGTCAACGAGTACGAGCAGAAGCTGATCGACACCTGCCTCGTCGACCTGAAGAAGAACATCCAGAAGGGTGTTGACTTCGTCAAGGCCAACCCTTAA